From the Serratia nematodiphila DZ0503SBS1 genome, one window contains:
- a CDS encoding ABC transporter substrate-binding protein, with the protein MIYSKKMIVIAALLSFSAAAAPGVDLVANETPIHTVKSAEAVAKIPAGFRFVEPGTLTVAISLLGSGPPFGLYARDNKTVIGSEADIARLVADGLGLKLKLVPTSWEDWPLGVASGKYDAAVYNITVTNERKTKFDFATYRQDTLGFYVKSDSKITQIKTAPDIAGKKIIVDSGTNQEAVLLAWDKENRAKGLAPLQPVYVTDKAASTLAIQSGRADATFGPNVSGAYQARLTGKTRLVGIVPGGWPKTANIAVTLKKGNGLVDAVQASLNSAIANGSYLQVLDRWAESDEKIAHSEINPPGLGD; encoded by the coding sequence ATGATATATAGCAAAAAGATGATAGTGATTGCGGCGCTGCTGAGTTTTTCCGCCGCCGCCGCACCAGGCGTGGATCTCGTCGCCAACGAAACGCCGATCCACACGGTGAAGAGCGCCGAAGCCGTGGCCAAAATCCCCGCCGGCTTCCGGTTCGTGGAACCCGGCACGCTGACGGTCGCCATTTCTCTGCTGGGCAGCGGCCCGCCGTTCGGCCTGTACGCCCGCGACAATAAAACGGTGATTGGCAGCGAGGCGGACATTGCGCGCCTGGTGGCCGACGGTTTGGGGTTAAAACTCAAGCTGGTGCCCACCTCGTGGGAAGACTGGCCGCTGGGGGTGGCCTCCGGCAAATATGACGCCGCGGTTTACAACATCACCGTGACCAACGAACGCAAGACCAAATTCGATTTCGCCACCTATCGGCAGGATACGCTGGGTTTCTACGTCAAATCCGACAGTAAAATCACCCAGATCAAAACCGCGCCGGATATCGCCGGTAAAAAGATCATCGTCGACTCCGGCACCAATCAGGAAGCGGTACTGCTGGCCTGGGACAAGGAGAACCGCGCCAAGGGATTAGCGCCGCTGCAGCCGGTGTACGTCACCGATAAGGCCGCCTCCACGCTGGCCATTCAGTCGGGCCGCGCCGACGCCACCTTCGGGCCCAACGTCTCCGGCGCTTATCAGGCGCGGCTGACCGGTAAAACCCGGCTGGTGGGCATCGTGCCCGGCGGCTGGCCGAAGACCGCCAACATCGCCGTCACGCTGAAGAAAGGCAACGGCCTGGTGGACGCGGTGCAGGCTTCGCTCAACAGCGCCATCGCCAACGGCAGCTATCTGCAGGTGCTGGATCGCTGGGCGGAGAGCGACGAGAAGATTGCCCATTCCGAGATTAACCCGCCGGGACTGGGGGATTGA
- the exaC gene encoding acetaldehyde dehydrogenase ExaC: protein MKYVHPGLPGSLVSFRKRYGNYIGGKFVEPVSGNYFTNTSPVTGQPIAEFPRSDAKDIELALDAAHAAAEAWGKTSVQERSNVLLAIADRIESRLEMLALTETWDNGKPIRETLNADLPLAVDHFRYFAGCLRAQEGTAAEIDQNTVAYHIYEPLGVVGQIIPWNFPLLMAAWKLAPALAGGNCVVLKPAEQTPLGISVLMEEIGDLLPPGVLNVVQGFGAEAGEALARSKRIEKIAFTGSTPVGRHILACAAENIIPSTVELGGKSPNIYFEDIMQAEPEFIDKAVEGLVLGFFNQGEVCTCPSRALIQESIYPQFMEKVLARIATIRQGDPFDTETMIGAQASKQQYDKILSYIEIAKNEGGKIVVGGEPAQRGDEVQNGFYLQPTLITGNNSMRFFREEIFGPVIGVTTFKDEAEALALANDTEFGLGAGLWTRDINRAYRMGRAIKAGRVWTNCYHLYPAHAAFGGYKNSGIGRETHKAALSHYQQVKNLLVSYDAKPLGLF from the coding sequence ATGAAATATGTCCACCCCGGTTTGCCTGGCTCGCTGGTTTCGTTCCGCAAACGCTATGGCAACTACATTGGCGGCAAATTCGTCGAACCGGTATCCGGCAACTACTTCACCAACACCTCGCCGGTGACCGGCCAGCCGATCGCCGAATTCCCGCGTTCCGACGCCAAAGACATCGAGCTGGCGCTTGACGCGGCGCATGCGGCGGCGGAAGCCTGGGGTAAAACCAGCGTGCAGGAGCGTTCCAACGTGCTGCTGGCGATCGCCGATCGCATCGAATCGCGGCTGGAGATGCTGGCGCTGACCGAAACCTGGGACAACGGCAAACCGATCCGCGAAACCCTGAATGCCGATCTGCCGTTGGCGGTCGACCATTTCCGTTACTTCGCCGGTTGCCTGCGCGCGCAGGAAGGCACCGCGGCGGAGATCGACCAGAACACCGTGGCCTACCATATCTATGAACCGCTGGGCGTGGTCGGCCAGATCATTCCGTGGAACTTCCCGCTGCTGATGGCCGCCTGGAAACTGGCGCCAGCGCTGGCGGGCGGTAACTGCGTGGTGCTGAAACCGGCGGAACAAACGCCGCTCGGCATCAGCGTGCTGATGGAAGAGATCGGCGATCTGCTGCCGCCGGGCGTGCTCAACGTAGTGCAAGGTTTTGGCGCCGAGGCCGGCGAAGCGCTGGCGCGCAGCAAACGCATTGAAAAAATCGCCTTCACCGGCTCCACGCCGGTCGGCCGCCATATCCTCGCCTGTGCGGCGGAGAACATCATCCCCAGCACCGTCGAGCTGGGCGGAAAATCGCCGAACATTTATTTTGAAGACATCATGCAGGCGGAACCGGAGTTTATCGACAAAGCGGTTGAGGGGCTGGTGCTGGGCTTCTTCAACCAGGGGGAGGTGTGCACCTGCCCTTCACGCGCGCTGATCCAGGAATCCATCTACCCGCAGTTTATGGAGAAAGTGCTGGCGCGTATCGCTACCATCCGCCAGGGCGATCCCTTCGACACCGAGACCATGATCGGCGCCCAGGCGTCAAAACAGCAGTACGACAAGATCCTGTCCTATATCGAGATCGCTAAAAACGAGGGAGGCAAAATCGTTGTGGGCGGCGAGCCCGCCCAGCGCGGCGACGAAGTGCAAAACGGTTTCTACCTGCAGCCGACGCTGATTACCGGCAACAACAGCATGCGTTTCTTCCGCGAGGAGATCTTCGGGCCGGTGATTGGCGTCACCACCTTCAAGGATGAGGCCGAAGCCCTGGCGCTGGCCAACGACACCGAGTTCGGGCTGGGCGCCGGGCTGTGGACCCGCGACATCAACCGCGCTTACCGCATGGGCCGCGCGATCAAGGCCGGCCGCGTGTGGACCAACTGCTACCACCTGTACCCGGCGCACGCCGCGTTCGGCGGCTACAAGAACTCCGGCATCGGACGCGAAACCCACAAGGCGGCGCTGTCGCACTATCAACAGGTGAAAAACCTGCTGGTCAGCTACGACGCCAAGCCGCTGGGCCTGTTCTGA